The DNA sequence CATTGGTGAGCGGATACACATCGTACGGTTCGGAGGGAAGGTATTCGGGCAAGTTCAGGGTGATGCAGCAGCGGggtctctcctctcctctcccccctcactctctctctctctttctctctctctctctctctctctctctctttctctctttcttattctCTCGTATCGTCTCGGTTTCTCTCGCCACGTTTTCTACGCCTCTCCTTCGCGAGGAGAAGACCTCTCCTTCTCCTCCGTCAGGGCTGCTCGTTTCGTTTCATTTCGTTTTTCGTCTCTAAGGATAAGCCTATGGTACGCTCGAGGCGATCTAGGCGCCCGACCGCCTACACGCGAACTCGTCAATTACTTCGCACAACGAGACACATCGTTtctggctctctctctctctctctctctctcgagctTCGAAGCGCGCCGCAATGCAATCCGGACGCGCGGAGGCGGTTTCCGAGCAACGACAAACTATGTGTATCGAAAGGCACGCTTTTGCGAGTACCCATGTATGTACGCACTGCCGGAAGAAATTGCGAATGTGTAGGTAGCTATcgcaattattttacacatcaAGAAGAATGCATGGAACGTCGAATTTATGCCATATTCTTTCAATATTCAAGTTTAGTCACTCAGCACTTAATATTAatctgacaaaaaaaaaaaaaagataaataattactttatatactttatataatttaattacattatctaAATAACGGCGTATcttttctatgatttttacTACGTATTACTCATATTTTCAGTAAACATGTTagttttatcaatttctcAGACTTGAATTTTGATTCgctttccaaaaaaaaaaacaaaaaaaaaaaacgatttaccattatttcaaaataatgttattaaaattatagacagTCTGATAGTGAGTGTAATCtgtagtataaatttttactttaaactaGGAACTACAGTGACAGTTCAGAAACAAACTTATGTcagttttaatactttttctcCAACTTTGTAGAATCTAAAACtatcgtataataattttgattaaaaaaaagctacaattaaaaaatatagcttCTGGTAACACTTTGGTGCTATTGGCACGCGCTTTAACTTCGTACAAACgcgaaaagtaaaagaaagttTGCGCATAGGACATTCCACGATCATTCGAGCTCAAACTACCGTCGTACATTCAAATATACGTCGCAACGTTTATGATCTCACTCTCGAGAGGTCGAGCTTGCAGTAAAAGCACCGGCGGCTAGTCATTCGATCACTGCTATAACTTCGCATACACGAGACTCTATACCGAACATATCTCGCGCTCTGCTGACTTTCATTTCCCGATTTGACAACCGCTTAAGACAACTTTTCGCTCGCGCGACACTTTGTTCTACCTAAATGGCGAAATTTCGGTAATTATCTTGTGCTTCGAGAGCGACAAACGCTTGCGATAATTAACCATACGCATCGCGAAATCTGACAGTTCTCTTCGACTTTATCCAGGCAACGTTTCCGTAAGGAAATGTAACGAGGATGTCGCCTACGAAAACATAATAAGCCAATATAAATAGCAACCAAGTGCACGATATTATTGAAAACGAGTATAGCATGTAAAGAGAGGGTAGCGATGTATGAAAAGGAATATGCCGAGTATAGcgttttgcaatattatgttAGTATCATCCCTGGTAACCGACGCAGGCAATGCCATCGGATTATCACAGAAGTATAGGTACCGTGTTGTGTGCAAcaggaatttaaatataaaaatgcggATGcctttatacaaatatttcccTTTTGTTTCGTATTGTGgttttataatcataaacGCGTAAACTATTACGTTTCATAAAAAACAAAACTATATATGTTTGATAGGAAAACAAGAGATTTCGATGTATGAAGAATTGATACAcgtattgtattgtatatcaACGTTTGGTTGAAAATAATGTCAGAACGTAACATGTTACAcgcaatatttctctctctctctctctctctctctctctctttctcctcttacTCGTCATATATCTGAATAACTAGTtttcgtatatgtatatgatgaaaaaaaaaaaaaaaaaaaaaagaaacacgaGAAACAGCTCTACTGAAGTCAGCCGATGCCAAGATTAATTCCGCTTTAGCTTGGCGCGCGCGCGGCCTTCCTCGAAGAGCCATAATTAACCACTTAAGCGATTACAACGGATCCAGACGTAACGTTTTGCACGTTTTCTGACGGAGAGAGTGCAACGATTCCTTCTTTCCCATCCCATTTGTGTGCATCCTCGCATATCAATACATAAAGCGAAAGTGATTCATGAACGGTGGAGACGATTCAGTCAATGGAAACTACAACcatttaatataagatttataaaataaataaatcgcgattgtttattaatatattttagaaaatacgaTATAATAGGCGACGATTATtaagagattatatatttcgtttaatTGCGTAAGCTGCCTTCGCGTTCGATAATATCcggagatatttttaaaagagccGGAAAGTTTCCGGTGTATATtcgataataatacatacatacatatacgcgTGCACACACATGCCGTAATCGCGCCTGCAACATCTCAAACAAGAGACAACGTATCGGAAGACGTGCAGCCATGTTAActcattaaaatgttttggCAACAGCATGACAGCGTGCGCGGTAGCGCGACATCGATTTGTCAGTGACAAAGTCTGGCAGGGAAGAGAAAGAACCGGCCAACGAGAACGTCAGGCACGCATCTCATTGTATACGTTACTGACGTGTCAGAACGATTTGTTCGGAACGAATCTGTCCTTGTAAAATTCgttcgatataaaaaaaaattcaacctCGAAACTTTTAAAAGACACGAAAAGGCATTGAAAACTTTGGTATGAGATAAATGAAGATGAGAAATACCTATCCGAAAAATTAGGAAACTCTGACCTCGTgatatttcttgaaataacGAGATGtatctctttaaaataaaaagttagaTATCATAAATCTTTGTTTCACACATCTTAAGCATTATGACAGTTTCAATGTAATTGACCGTAAAAAGTTAACAGGACTTTTCAGGTCGAGAGAAATACAcgctaattttaaaaatccgtAAACGATATCGGAGGCAAGAGACCCGTGACAATCTTCTCGATCGTCGACGTTTTATTTCCCGGAAAAAAATCACGAAAGGCAGAGACACCGCGCATTGTTTACGTTAGTCCAGTCTTTCTGCGAACCCAATGATGTTATCGCGTCTCGCGAGCACTATTcactttcaaataaaaaaactatgaaCCATGAATATTATCTCGatatatttcatgaaatatcattttgattacGCCGCAACCTTAACGTATATTCCAAGacgtgaataaaaaatattctgacCAAAAAATAATCGCCAATGACAAAAGATGAGATAAAAAGCATGACGTACGTACTGTAATGAACTCtcctagataaaaaaaatagtcattTTAAACATCAAAGACAATTCTTGATATCTTGTGTGTACTCTTAtaacaaatttgtttatatccAAATTTCGTAATCGCTCACACGAATCTTTACAAGAAGGAAGGAGGATGCCATTCCAGACAGCTTATCAAGTAGCTGCTATCAACATCGTGTCAATAGGGGagcaactctctctctctctctctttctctctttctctcgcaatcGCATAGAATTGTCCAAGTGTCATTGTCGTCATTGCCTCGGGCGATTATTGTGGCGGTAGAATGTGGGCAATAAGGCCGTCGATGACGACGACGTAGAAGACGCTCTCGACGACGTGCAACGTAATGCGGCGTAATGGCGAGGAAATTAATAGGAGCGCCGTGGCGGCTGGACACAACCGGGAATCCGAGTCACACATTTTCTCCGGCCGACGCACACAGACGCGATTATCATCGGACCGTGAAAGCGGCTATGAGAGACCGGAGCACTTATCGTGCCCGCGATCGATTTCGAATGACGTTAATctaagcgcgcgcgcgagagggagagagagagagagagagagagataggcATCTGTAGGTGCGGAGATACCGTTGAGAAACGACGCCACTGAaagttcattatttaatttcctcGTATCGCCCTGCGAGAAATCGATCGATCTCAACCATGATATTTTCTCGCCTCGCATAGCCTAGTTAGACGGTATTGTTTCCAACTTCCGAACAGCGTTACTTTATTTATGACGCGATATGCTGACGACCTGCTTTGCGAACGCGTCGATATTGAACGGATACCTGGTTGAAAAAAAGATGGTGCTTTTAGGCAGGAAGCTTGACTAACAATAAAGAGCGTTTTGTAACATCAACGCGCCTCGTAAAGTTAATCGTTTCTTAACTGCGAGCATTATTTTCGTTTAAATGAGCCTTTAGCCAGCTGTTTACCACGACGAATCCGTGTATCGATCCCGTTTACTCGGTTGGATTACGAGAGGCAGGCTAACGAATAATTAAACTCACGCGACGAAATTTCGCGTCGATACGGATTTCCCGCGTTCGCGACATACCGAAAGGCTGACTCTCCGCGACAAAAGTGATTCATCTTGCGtggttgcattttttttttttttttttttttccccttttaCGAGCATCCAACAACTGTACGCGACGGAAAATGTATAACGCTCTGCGGTTACATAGCAGAGCGCGATAACGATAGAGATAACTTAAGTAGTTAAAAAATGCAAGCGTCGACGCTTGCGAGTTTCGTGAAAGATTTCGAGAGGACTTACCGAAAACAGGGCTAAGGTCGGATCTTGTCGACGTTTTTCCCGTCGTTGCGTAGCTTCCGCCGGCGAGTGCAACTTTTTCCTGCAAAACATGAGATGCACTTAATACTCAATGTCCTACAGGGACAGGTggtgtacatatttaaaaaagtatatatatatatatatatatatatatatatatatcgaaagaGCGGATAGAATACACGAGGAAATACGACGAGGAGGAAAGAGGAAGTAAATGCGTGacgaaagagagatattttttgaCGCACCTCGGATTCGGTAAGGTCGATGAGGTCGCTCTTGTCCTCGGTGAGATTCTCCGAGGACGTCTTATCTTCCTCGCCCTCATGTTTGTAAAGCTTGATCTCGTCCTCGGTGGCGAGCTcgtcgccgccgtcgccgctgCTGCTCACGTGCGGCATTATTGCGGGCACGCGAGCGACGGCCACCGTCTCCCCGGTTTTCTCTCGTAGTCCTTATCGACTAGTCTGATGCAgcgagaaaaggaaagaggcGTGTCGTCTCTCGTTTCGTCGATTCGGCGGCGTTGCAGGGGAATCCGAGAACCGCTGTCCTTTCCAAGTCGTCGCAAGCTTGGAAATTACGACGTAGCGCGACGCAACAATGAAATTTATTCGCACTTTTTATCAGGAAAACCCGAATCACTCTGTGTTCACACTGCTGTTCGATTCGTGTCCCACGCTGTGGGCGAGACCCGAGCCAATTTCACACTGCGTGCAACGCGCAATTCCGTAGCACAGAAAAACCGTTCACTGTCGACGGCGCGACGAGGTTAGGCCGCACTACTTGTCGCGAGAGAAACAATAAATTCGCTACCTGCTCGGTAcacccctcccccccccccgcccccgGAACGCGGTAACTTGCGACTTGAGCGCGACGCGACGCACTTTGAGTCAGAACACAATCCGCGCGGAGACGGGCAACGTCTTACCGACGGAACGAGATGCGCTTTTCGCGCGCGAGTTTAATTTCCGGTCGTCGTCgccggagaaagagagagaaagagagagggagatatGCGTGGGAAGATTGCCGCAATAACCGCGCGAGGAGGAGCGTAGGACGAGaaaagagatagatagatatatatatatatatatatagaagaaaaagaggCGGTAGACACGAGCACAGAGGTAGAGATGGTATGTAGAAGGCAGACCGTATTAATGCTCTGAGTTTACAGCGGAGCGAAG is a window from the Anoplolepis gracilipes chromosome 17, ASM4749672v1, whole genome shotgun sequence genome containing:
- the LOC140675292 gene encoding protein pangolin, isoforms A/H/I/S isoform X2 codes for the protein MPHVSSSGDGGDELATEDEIKLYKHEGEEDKTSSENLTEDKSDLIDLTESEEKVALAGGSYATTGKTSTRSDLSPVFGKVDPTPHTSSFNMGYLVSPYPYPNGAGGPIPVSMVSTATRLAM
- the LOC140675292 gene encoding protein pangolin, isoforms A/H/I/S isoform X1; this translates as MPHVSSSGDGGDELATEDEIKLYKHEGEEDKTSSENLTEDKSDLIDLTESEEKVALAGGSYATTGKTSTRSDLSPVFGKVDPTPHTSSFNMGYLVSPYPYPNGAGGPIPVSMVSSPPLATLILRIRLPCILVNVSPRDKKVL